TCTTGGTATTTGTTCATTTTTAACAATTTTAAATTTCCCAAATCTTTTAATAAAGATTTTCAATCCACATGATACGAATTTAATCGCAACAACCACTGTCGGCCTTGAAATACATAATTTCGCAATTTTAATTCTTGGAGTATCAATGGTTTTGACGATGTATTTTTTAGCTACAGAGCAACCAAGGATCGCGGGTTTTTTGTCGTTAGGAAGAACTATAATATTTATTCTTCCTGCGATCATTGTATTTCCAATATATTTTGGAATTAAAGGGATATGGTGGGCCACAGTATTTTCAGAGTACATGGGGCTTATATTTACCATTTACTTCATAGCTAAAGAGATTAAAAAGATAAAACGAAGAATTTAAGATTTTAAAAATAGCGATTTATGTAAATAGTATAAAAATAAAATAGTATTTCTTAACATTAATCCGAATTCTAAAATTTCAAAATGGTCATAATATGCTTCAATTAACCTTAGAAAGTGCATTTTCAAACACACTAACGGTTTCAGAACTGAATAATTATGTAAAAAGTACTTTGGAAGAAGATTATTTATTGAAACGGGCATCCATTAAAGGAGAAATTTCAAACTGTACTTTACACAAATCTGGACACGTTTATTTTACATTAAAAGATGAAAATAGCGTGATTGACTGTGTAATGTTTAAACCATACACTAAAAACTTAAATTTCAGCCCAACAGAAGGAATGAGTGTAATATTAAAAGGAAAAGTCTCGTTATACACAAAAACCGGAAAATACCAGTTTTACTGCAATTCTATGGAAAAAGATGGGATTGGAGATTTGTTTATAAAATTTGAAAAATTGAAAGAAAAACTTGAAAAAGAAGGATTGTTTGATGAAACAAATAAACAAAAAATCCCAAAATATCCAAAAAACATTGGAATAATTACTTCTCCAACAGGGGCTGCCATTAAAGACATTATCAAAGTTACACGAAATAGGAACAGTTCTGTTAATTTAATTATATATCCTGCAATAGTTCAGGGCGAATCTGCTGCAAAAACAGTTATTGCCGGACTTTTAGAACTGAATAAACTTGAAAAAATTGATTTGATAATTATTGCACGTGGTGGAGGTTCGATGGAA
This DNA window, taken from Methanococcus maripaludis, encodes the following:
- the xseA gene encoding exodeoxyribonuclease VII large subunit, whose product is MLQLTLESAFSNTLTVSELNNYVKSTLEEDYLLKRASIKGEISNCTLHKSGHVYFTLKDENSVIDCVMFKPYTKNLNFSPTEGMSVILKGKVSLYTKTGKYQFYCNSMEKDGIGDLFIKFEKLKEKLEKEGLFDETNKQKIPKYPKNIGIITSPTGAAIKDIIKVTRNRNSSVNLIIYPAIVQGESAAKTVIAGLLELNKLEKIDLIIIARGGGSMEDLWCFNDESLARAIFESKKPVVTGIGHEIDFTISDFVSDLRAATPSNAAELTVYNENELKSMVNNFERILKHRMKIEIANRSYELDILYSKIEKNSPKSKIEKQKLYIERIMTLMNHEIKNKISYELKRFEKSYSLLNAYNPLNVLNKGYSIIQDENDNVMNSKNSFKTENNVKITLKDGTIDAHITLKD